AAGATAAACGAGCAAGATAAGCCAGTAAGAGGAAAGCAACGGTAGGAGTGGCTTTCCTCTTAAAGTGCATGTGAGAAGGACAGTGGAAGCAGCTCTGTCCTTGGACCTGATCTATAGTCGAGACAAATTCTCCACTTCATGGTGTTATTAATACCTTGGCTTGACTCTTAGTTCCTTCTCTGGTCCTTAGGCTGCTCAGAGCCTAAGGTgaaaacagatgtaaaaaacCACATAAAGCTAGCAGTGTTTAAATGCTTGATCTCTGGAAGCAAGGAATGCCCTCCCATGATTTCCACCAAACAAGGCCCACTGTATGACTGTAAGTGCCATTGCTCATCAGCCATGTGCACTGGATGTCTGCAGGGATGAGCTTTGTTTTAGAAGCCCAACAAAACCGTTGATCCATGTTGGCATGCAGTGGGGTAGAGGTAAATGTCCATTGTGCATCCTTTCAGGCTTAGGCAAACTCTGCCATATTTGTCTGATCTTTTTCCTGGCACCTCTTCCCTGAGCTGGACCTGCCTCTTTTCCCCATGTTCTGGCCACTCTGTGCCTCTGCCCCATTCTTCCTACTCTCAACATGCCTGTTTCTGACCTTTTTACTCAGTCCATGCTGTCAACCACCAAAGCCACGTAGAGAAAAAAGTGCTTGTCCTGGGACTTTCCCCACCTGGGAGATCAAATTCATATgttccctccccttcccaagGAGCAATGTCTCTGTGCAGAAATCACGTGTAGGATGCTGTGTCCTGAAAAGAGTGACTACAGCAATGGCAGCATGAGCTACCTAGTTTAGTGTTAGAAAGTAGGATCTTTCCAATATCATAACCTCTACTGATGGTGTGAGCTGAACTCTGAACGTCTTGCCCCTGTGGTCCTTTGTGGGAACTCTTTCCCTGGTTGCACAGCCCCTAGATAAAGCAGTACTTACAAACAGGGCTTCTCACAGCCCACCCTCAGTCCTGAGCTTACATTCACTTACCAAGGACAATGCTGGGTCTagcagcaaacagctgtgtATATTTCTGTGAGGCAGCCTGAAGCCTCTAGTTACAAGATTCTTGGTTTTCAGCTTGTAAGGACCACCTCACATTTCACTTCCTCTTCCTAGGCTTTCTCCAGCACAGAAACACTTTCTTAGCAAGTGTTTCTATGAAAAGAGTGCAGGTACTTATGAGTACATGGtaacaaagagagagaaatgtggAAGAATTTGTTCTCTGCTCTTTGTTCCACAGAGATAAAGAGTGTTCTGTCTTAACTTTTGCTCATATAGCATCTTAAAGTATTCCTACCTCTTTTTCCTGTAagttggggagggggtggggggtggaggagaacaaaagaagtaaaaatggtTAATTACTTCAATGAGTGTCAGACTAGGACTGAGTGAGACctgattaaaaataagtatctaGAACCACTAGGTATATCATCCCTCATCTCTACTGCTGGGAGTGGTTGCCCCACCAGAGCTCTTGTAAAATATGCATGTCTTCAGAGGtcctctccccagcacctggTTCTGTGGCTTACCTGTCCCACCATCAAATTCCTCAGTTTCTCCTGCGAAGGCTCTGAGCACTTCCACTTTCCTCCTGAGACTCACAGTATTTGAGGCTTATTTTCCATGTAAGTAGGCAGAGAGGTTAATGTATTGCCACACCTTTGGCCCAGGCAAGGTCAGGTGATcactttctttcctgaaatgccTTTTGTTTTGCACTTCTGTGAAGGTTTCAAAAGCTGTGAACGAGATATGTAAAGCCTATGAACTGACAGACACAATAAACTTAGGTGAATTTGAAGGGGGTTACGGCTCTTGTAAAGCTTGGAAGTCCTGTCCTCAAAGAGTAAATTTCCAGAATgtgtaatagaaaaaaatttgtttttctaagtgCCATTACCATgaaggtatttttattaaatataaaaagccTGAGAGAGGAGACCACAACAGAAAATACCTTAGTCAAATTATTTAGATCTGGCGTTCACATGCAATTGAAGAATGCTTTCTAACACATAGGGCTGCTGGCTCCTTGTCTAAGAGTGAACATTTatgaaagaagggaaagcagcatAAAGCTGCTACCTCAGTGTGGTGAACCTAtcttttttaagactttttagAGAGACAAAAGaagctgtgaatattttttcacagagGTTGGGCTGGACAAAGGGAGGAAAACCTTTTTCTATACTTTGCTAAGCAGTGCaaactcttcctttcctccctgttCATGGTGCCAGTGCTGAAAGTTGTGCAGGCTGGTGAACGCCTTGTCCGTTCAGGCACTTACCAGACTCACACCACCGCCGAAATCACTGCGTGTATCTCTGTCCCAAAAACTCTTCATCCTCGTCAGACGACATCCCCAGGAAACCTGGGGCTACGGCACCTCCGAGGCCAAAGCCCTAGGAAGGTCAGGCTCTTTCCGCACGGCTTTCCCGGGTGGGGAGAGGCTGCGTGGAAAGCTCGTAGGCACCCTGGCGTGAACGCAGCTCCACCTGCCATGTTTCCGAACGGACTTCCCGGGGCTCCGGCCCTCCTTCCCGCAGGGAAGGGGGAGCCTTCGGCGGACAGCcggcgggcagggcggcgggcagcgggggctgGGGCGTCGCGGGGAGCCCAGAAGATGCAGGGATGCTCTGCGCCCCGCCGCTCCGGCCGGGGTCCGCCGGCCGCTAGGACCGCCACCTGCCCTCCGCCCCAAGCATCGCAAGGCTCAGCTGAGTTCCCTCCTGCACGCAAGCCGCGGGGacgggagagaaaaaaacccccaccttcTTCCCACCCTACCCTGCCCCCGACCCAGACCGATTTGCTGATCCCTCTCCTGCCGGCCCGCCCTCCGGGCTGGGCTTGTCATCGATTTGGTCCCCAAAGATCTAGGAAGTCACTTTTTTTTcgttggttggtttgggttggtttttttttttggtgagagAAGGGCGACTTTTTTCCTTACCACCCCCGCCcttctattttaaagaaatgagcGGCAGAAAGCCGTTCCTCGGTAAGCTGGAGGCGAAATGACGGTGCATGGGAGCACTTCTGGCCCCGTGCCGGCGAGCACAGTGCAGGCTCCTAGTCACGGGCAACCAAACCGCCATCCTACCTGCGGGAATTGGCAAGGGATAACCTCCAGGCACAGCATGCGCCGCGATGCCTCTACAGCGTATAATTGCCTTTGGTTTTttagcaggaaaagaaaaaacctgcttttaaagAGATCGTAGAGCCACGCGAAGTTAGCAAGTGCATTTCCTATTGCTCTGTAAGCGTTCTTTTAAATAAGGAAATTAGCGTGTTCCATGGGTGCTTTTAACTCGAGTGTGTATGTTCGTAAATAACACACACCTGCGTATAAGCCCTGTGCATTCGACCTGCGCGAACGtgttgtgtgtatgtgtactTATTGTGTACACACTtagtgtgtgtatgtataaatgtgtatttatgCACAGACACAAAAGATGTAAGCGATAGACAAAGTCGAAATGAATAGCACCGTCCAACACCGAGTATTGCTGCGTACAGGGCATTTAATAGTTGAAcacaaggattatttttttttaagccaacCTCTTTCCTATTTTGCTGTTGAATAATAACAGGTATTTAATCACACGTAAGTGGTACCAACATTGGGTAGACCATGGAAATCGCGTGGGAAAAACAGAGCCAATGCCGGTGAAGAAATCCAGATCCAAGCTCTGTGATTATCTGGTTTGGAGACAAGGAAAGCCGTCTTAAAAATACCGAGCTCATTGCCCAGATCTTCTGAATCAACAAGATATGTCCAAATGTTAAATCTGCGCGGTAACTAAAGGATCACCAATTGGTTTCTCACATGGATAACTTTCATGAATGAATACATCTATACATAATACGTATAGCTGTTCCCAAACTATAATCTCGAAcagtgttaaatattttaagactcTCTGAGTCGAGCGGGATGGTGAAGGGGCGGATTTGAAGATTAATTGATTTTGTAAACGGGTTGGCTAAGGTGTTCACTATTTTGAAGAGCTATATAAAGGAATCTAAAGGTATCACGAAAATGCAAAGCGTTCTCACTTCTCTAAACCGCATCAAATTAACAATGGAGGGAAGAAACGACGAaattcccttcccccttccccccattGCCCCGCGGGGCACCGGAGAGCAGTTTGCCGCTTGTTCCCTGCCCGCCGGTGAACCTGCGGAGGGGAGAACCAGGAGGTCTCCCTGCGGCCCTCTTTTGGTCCCTTCCGCTTTTCCTTAAAGATTTCATCAGCATGCATAGCCTAGCAGAAGCAGGACACGGAGTGCCCCGGGGGTGAGGGAGAAGctctggggcagaggggcagaggcagaccctccccagcagctgggctgcctggaGCATCGTCAGCCGTCAGCGCTCGCTGGGTGCCTCGACGGCGGGGAGGACCTGCCCGGTACCTTCCTCGGAGATGCGCGCACGGCACGGGGGGAGGAGGTCTtggcggggggcggctgccACCGGGGCTTCAGGAGGGGCGGCGCGGCGTGGCGGCGACGGCGGCCAGCAGGGGCGACCGCCGCGGGCGTGCCAGTGCACAGCCCCCTCCGCGGCCGGCCCGTCTCCCGGTGCGGCAGCGTGGAGGGGCGGCGGGTGTCGCAGGTAGCGGCCCACCGGTCCGTGCGGGCCCCCCGCCGCCACGTCGAGCGGGAGGCGGCCGAAGCCGTCGGGCAGGTCGAGCCGCGCCCCGGCGCGGTGCAGTGCCTCCAGCGTCTCCAGGAAGCCGGCGCTGGCCGCGTCGTGCACCGGGAAGCAGCCGGTGCTCGGGTCGGGGCGGTTGGGGTCGGCTCCgcgctgcagcagcagctcggCCACCCGCGGGCTGCCCAGCATCATCACCTGCGGGGAGACACAGCGTTAGCGCGGCGGCTGCGGAGAgctgcggggcggcggcggctggcgGCTGGGAGGCTGCCGGCCGGGGTGTCTTTGGGGCATAGTTTTCCCACGTCAGCTGTTTGCAGCTGTAACCTGCATACGGGCACACGGCTGTACTCGGTGATCCTgtatgggtcccttccaacgtGAGatagtctatgattctatgataaattAAGATATTAGCTAAGATGGCTGTGATTTCCAGAATAAGTACTACATACGTGTATGTTCAGTTCCACATTTTACACCATTTATATATAACATGGTATGTATGGTACTTGTGTtgtgtgtacacacatacatacacgACAGATATATACGCCATTTATATGTATCATTTGTTATACTATAAAGAGAGTGGGTGGGGGTGTATACACACTGTATGTACACGCACTACGCGTTCCGTAACAGCGCTGAGGAGCGGACACGCTATGATTTTTCAATGAACATCGCAGCAGCAGCGCAGGAAGCACGGCGGGGCCGGACGGCCAGGTGTAACAGCCCTGGCAGTGGCTCTTTTCGGTGCCAGGTGAGGATTTCCCTGCTCTTGAGTTCTGGATCGAACCGTTTTGCTCTCTCTCAGCTCTGGCTAAACTTGTGCTTCTTCTCACAGGAGCAAGGAAAGCTGTTGAGCGCCCATGGGTAATACACAAAACTTCCCTGCCACTCCgcagctgaaacaaaagcaggaacTTCTGCCAAGGTGTACTTATGCACGACAAGTAAAAGCAACACGCAAGCAAATAGAAGAAACTGACGGTTGGGTTTTTACTTTCCCCGTTCTCCTGGttattttcagtggaattttAACCTCCATGAATTGAGCCTTAAGACTGTAGAAAATGCCTtgagaaaacttgttttctcattattttctttctcgAGAGAATCTGTTTATGGACTacaaatatttggttttatttataatagAAGTGTGAAAATGTTTATAAACTTCATAATTTATCAATTCCTGTAGAGGTTAAGTCTTTCAGAAAGATAAAGCAAGTCCGCATGTCAGAGTGGCAGCCATTTTGCAAAGTGTTGGTAAAGGAAACAGAACTTAGTCTCAGCCAGAAGTAAGGggtggaaagagaaaatttaCTACAATTTGGAGAGCCTTTTCATCTGGAATTTGAACCTGCGACAGAAATAAAACGAATAATTTTCTCAGTGCCTTTCTCAGTAacttacttcagaaaaataattccttttctaTATAAAGTGCAAGTGCCAAAATGGCTGTTCAGCTGGTGAATCATTACATTCAAATGGAAGCTCGAGAAAACCCTTTTCATGAAATGCACAGCTCCAGTTTAAATCACAGTACATTAATCGTTCGATGAGAACCTAACTCTTCCAGCTTAAGTATGCCAATTAATATAACACACTTCTAGCTCTCAAAATGTCTCAAAACAACTCCACTGCACACTGTACTTGTAATACTATCAATGAATACAACCACTATTGAtgaataattaatattaaaaataccacTCATAACAGTGACAACTACTAATATATACCTAGTTTCAAGTTACAGTTTTTGCTCAGTGACAATTTCTACACCGTCTTCTGTGCTATTCTTTCACACGCATATAGTAGTAAGGGACCCCGTTTCTATTTCCTTGGGGGAAAGACCCATTAAGGCTATAtttaaagcaagcaaacaaacaagaaaagtcGATCGAAGCGCAATCAACTCCCTGAACCCATCTGGAAGAGGATTTTGCAGTCCTACTTCTCCTTTTGAGTACCCTTTCGCATAATTCGTTTGCTGACACCGgtgcacccccccacccccccccaacccccccacccccccctcccaacCCTATCTTAGTGTTTGCAGGAGATCGGGGGTTCAGAAAATACCCTCCTGCATTCAGGCAGCTGCGGCTGGAGCTCGGTTCcgataataacaataaaaatcaattcAAAACCCGAaatccctcccttctcccccgCCAGCGTGGCAAAGGACAGCTCCCCCAAGCCGTCACACtccacacaccccctcccccctgccccataaccccccccccaaccccgctGCTCCGTACCTGGAGCGAGGTCCTCCCAAAGGAGTTGGTCCCGTTGGGATCCGCGCCCGCGTCCAGGAGCTTCCGCACCTCCTCGCGGTCCCCGCGGGCAGCAGCGCTGCACAGCCGGTCGCCAGCACAGCGGCCGCCCCGGGGGGACGCCTCCATCGCCCCGACACAGGGTCGCCCCCTGCCTTTCCGTCTCCCCCGGCCAGGACCTCGACCGCCGCGGCTCGGCAGCTGCTCCTCCCCGACGACAGAGGCCGGCCCCCGC
The window above is part of the Falco cherrug isolate bFalChe1 chromosome Z, bFalChe1.pri, whole genome shotgun sequence genome. Proteins encoded here:
- the LOC129734689 gene encoding cyclin-dependent kinase 4 inhibitor B-like isoform X3 → MEASPRGGRCAGDRLCSAAARGDREEVRKLLDAGADPNGTNSFGRTSLQVMMLGSPRVAELLLQRGADPNRPDPSTGCFPVHDAASAGFLETLEALHRAGARLDLPDGFGRLPLDVAAGGPHGPVGRYLRHPPPLHAAAPGDGPAAEGAVHWHARGGRPCWPPSPPRRAAPPEAPVAAAPRQDLLPPCRARISEEGTGQVLPAVEAPSER
- the LOC129734689 gene encoding uncharacterized protein LOC129734689 isoform X2, with translation MGGVLHTHISTSPPRDAAMPPSLPESSLPAPCSPCAPPAPRRATSSRAEPCRTPPHPRRTKRHPQDRHLPCPSPLTVPRTEVMMLGSPRVAELLLQRGADPNRPDPSTGCFPVHDAASAGFLETLEALHRAGARLDLPDGFGRLPLDVAAGGPHGPVGRYLRHPPPLHAAAPGDGPAAEGAVHWHARGGRPCWPPSPPRRAAPPEAPVAAAPRQDLLPPCRARISEEGTGQVLPAVEAPSER
- the LOC129734689 gene encoding ankyrin repeat domain-containing protein 54-like isoform X1; the protein is MEGERADSPVGPRRGGISCATGRGLPRTHDPPDKVHCPLSARPQPAPGPGPGMAHPPRCRRGAGAALAAAPRSATGPAEEAPREPPAQVMMLGSPRVAELLLQRGADPNRPDPSTGCFPVHDAASAGFLETLEALHRAGARLDLPDGFGRLPLDVAAGGPHGPVGRYLRHPPPLHAAAPGDGPAAEGAVHWHARGGRPCWPPSPPRRAAPPEAPVAAAPRQDLLPPCRARISEEGTGQVLPAVEAPSER